A genomic region of Alistipes megaguti contains the following coding sequences:
- a CDS encoding RagB/SusD family nutrient uptake outer membrane protein, whose protein sequence is MMHFGHSSIYRTSWIIAFTCLFSGCGFLDIETPGIVNNDKMFENEQGFIDAMNGVYASLASEDLYGKQLSFGFVDQIAQLYYNDYETSETTLTRTYDLKYRDTDVRAQIDAIWSKAYNVIASANSILDNIPGREFPNLPRIKGEALAIRAFVHFDLLRLFAPGFERKEELAIPYVKHFSITPVSRSSVYETYQQIIADLVEAYTLLQETAPISGRTPKELYVTSHATAAMLARVYNWAGDHTKAEHFALEALSGNFSFTREEQVKNLFMGYTAQTECIWGLHAPKAYLNVRTCLCPSRLTSYFGMVRNNYQNIFKVESFTSTHNDYRYQSYFTRTKWERSVVLLTKLYDKHYDEEQTVPAGRTPGINLIRIPELYYILAESAYDQDPARALEYLNEVVTARGLHPLILSDIGTPNAFREVLVNEIVKEYWGEGQIFFTYKRFGLPMDGVNGKNHPATDVTYILPLPESEYANGIN, encoded by the coding sequence ATGATGCACTTTGGCCATAGTTCCATTTACCGAACAAGTTGGATTATCGCATTCACCTGTCTGTTCTCAGGGTGCGGGTTTCTCGATATCGAAACTCCGGGAATCGTCAATAACGACAAAATGTTCGAGAACGAGCAAGGATTCATCGATGCTATGAACGGAGTATATGCATCGTTGGCCAGTGAGGATCTTTACGGAAAACAGCTCTCCTTCGGCTTTGTAGATCAGATCGCACAATTATACTACAATGATTACGAAACAAGCGAAACCACACTGACTCGCACATACGACTTAAAATATCGGGATACAGATGTGAGAGCTCAGATTGATGCCATATGGTCCAAAGCATACAACGTGATCGCATCCGCAAACAGCATTTTGGATAATATCCCGGGAAGGGAGTTTCCGAATTTGCCTCGCATAAAAGGAGAAGCTTTGGCGATACGGGCTTTCGTCCATTTCGATTTGTTACGACTCTTTGCCCCTGGTTTTGAGCGCAAAGAGGAGTTGGCCATCCCCTATGTCAAACACTTTTCGATTACTCCTGTATCGCGAAGTTCTGTTTATGAGACGTACCAGCAGATCATTGCCGATCTTGTGGAAGCATATACTCTGTTGCAGGAAACCGCACCCATATCCGGCCGCACACCCAAGGAACTCTATGTCACCAGTCATGCGACGGCAGCCATGCTGGCCCGGGTTTATAATTGGGCCGGAGATCATACGAAGGCCGAACACTTTGCTTTAGAAGCATTATCCGGAAACTTCTCATTCACTCGGGAAGAGCAGGTAAAAAATCTTTTTATGGGTTATACGGCCCAAACAGAGTGTATATGGGGATTACATGCACCCAAAGCCTACCTGAATGTACGCACTTGTTTGTGCCCAAGCCGGCTGACCTCCTATTTTGGCATGGTAAGAAACAATTATCAGAACATTTTTAAGGTAGAATCATTTACCTCAACCCATAATGATTATCGATATCAATCATATTTTACCCGCACGAAATGGGAGCGGTCGGTAGTGCTTCTGACCAAACTCTATGACAAGCACTATGATGAGGAACAGACCGTTCCGGCAGGACGCACTCCCGGCATCAATTTAATCAGGATTCCCGAGCTTTACTACATCTTGGCCGAATCAGCATACGATCAGGATCCAGCCCGAGCATTGGAATATTTGAACGAAGTTGTAACCGCACGAGGTCTGCATCCGTTGATACTGTCAGATATCGGAACACCAAACGCATTCAGGGAGGTTCTAGTTAACGAGATTGTCAAAGAATATTGGGGTGAAGGTCAGATTTTTTTCACATACAAACGCTTCGGATTACCCATGGATGG